In Magnolia sinica isolate HGM2019 chromosome 12, MsV1, whole genome shotgun sequence, a single genomic region encodes these proteins:
- the LOC131220971 gene encoding ATP synthase subunit b', chloroplastic: MANSMAMASSFSKTLVPTMGVGPTKQCQSAPLISIPTKKPLTIPSVKSTAAAIATAAGGFFLAASPSLAAEIEKAALFDFNLTLPVIMAEFLLLMVTLDKIYYTPLGKFMDERDAAIREKLNSVKDTSGEVKQLEDQAAAVMRAARAEISAALNKMKKETSRELELKLAEGRKKVEAELAEALKNLERQKEDTIKALDSQIAALSDGIVKKVLPIN, encoded by the coding sequence atggcgaaTTCGATGGCGATGGCATCTTCCTTCTccaaaaccctagttcccacgaTGGGCGTGGGCCCGACCAAACAGTGCCAATCAGCACCGTTGATTTCAATCCCCACCAAGAAGCCCCTCACCATCCCCTCCGTGAAATCAACTGCCGCGGCGATCGCTACAGCGGCAGGCGGCTTCTTCCTTGCGGCGTCCCCGTCGCTGGCGGCCGAGATCGAGAAAGCTGCTCTCTTCGACTTCAACCTCACCCTCCCGGTCATCATGGCCGAGTTCCTGCTGCTGATGGTGACGCTCGACAAGATCTACTACACGCCGCTCGGCAAGTTCATGGACGAGAGGGATGCTGCGATCCGTGAGAAGCTGAACAGCGTTAAGGACACCTCGGGGGAGGTGAAGCAGCTGGAGGATCAGGCGGCTGCTGTGATGAGGGCTGCAAGGGCTGAGATCTCCGCCGCCCTTAATAAGATGAAGAAAGAGACGTCGCGGGAGCTTGAGCTGAAGCTGGCAGAAGGGAGGAAGAAGGTGGAGGCTGAGCTAGCTGAGGCGCTCAAGAACCTCGAGCGGCAGAAGGAGGATACAATCAAGGCCCTCGATTCCCAGATTGCAGCTCTGAGCGATGGGATCGTCAAGAAGGTCCTACCTATTAATtaa